From Bradyrhizobium sp. 4:
CTGGGATCGACATGGGCGAGGTCGAAGCGGCTGAGATAGCTCACCGCCAGCTCGCGGAAGACGTAGTCGAGGATCGAGGTCGCGTACTTGATGCTGTCGTTGCCCTGCACGGGGCCCGCCGGCTCGAAGCGGGTGAAGGTGAAGGCGTCGACATATTCGTCGAGCGGCACGCCGTACTGGAGGCCCAGCGATACCGCGATGGCGAAGTTGTTGATGAAGGAGCGCAGTGCCGCGCCTTCCTTGTGCATGTCGATGAAGATCTCGCCGATGCGGCCGTCGTCATATTCGCCGGTGCGCAAATAGACCTTATGTCCGCCGACGACCGCCTTCTGGGTGTAGCCCTTGCGGCGATCCGGCATCTTCTCGCGCTCGCGCATCACGATGATGCGCTCGACCAGTTTCTCGACGATCTTTTCCGAGACCTGGGCGGTGCGTGCCGCCATCGGCTTGTCGTAGAGATGCTCGATCGCATCGTCCTCGTCCTCATCGTCGGCGATGAGCTGCGAGTTGAGCGGCTGGCTGAGCTTGGAGCCGTCGCGATAGAGCGCGTTGGCCTTCAGCGCCAGCTTCCACGACAGCATGTAGGCGGACTTGCAGTCCTCTACCGTCGCGTCGTTCGGCATGTTGATGGTCTTGGAGATCGCACCCGAGATGAAGGGCTGCGCCGCCGACATCATGCGGATGTGGCTCTCGACCGAGAGATAGCGCTTGCCGACCTTGCCGCAGGGGTTGGCGCAGTCGAACACCGGATAGTGCTCGGCCTTGAGGTGCGGAGCACCTTCCACCGTCATCGCGCCGCAGATGTGGACGTTGGCCGCCTCGATCTCGCGCTTGGTGAAGCCCACGGCCTGGAGCAGGTCGAAGCCGGGGGTCGCGATCGCCTCGGCGCCGATGCCGAGCTGGTCGCGGATGAAGTCCTCGCCGAAGGTCCATTTGTTGAAGGCGAACTTGATGTCGAAGGCGGTCGGCAGCGCCTTCTCGACCTTGGCGATGGCTTCATCGGTGAAGCCCTTGGCCTTCAGCGTCGAGGCGTTGATGCCGGGCGCGTTGGAGAGCGAGCCGTGGCCGACGGCGTAGGCCTCGATCTCCGCGATCTCGCTCTCGCGATAGCCGAGCGCGCGCAGCGCGGCGGGGACCGCGCGGTTGATGATCTTGAAGTAGCCGCCGCCGGCGAGCTTCTTGAATTTCACCAGGGCGAAGTCGGGCTCGATGCCGGTGGTGTCGCAATCCATGACCAGGCCGATCGTGCCGGTCGGCGCGATCACCGTGGTCTGGGCATTGCGATAGCCGTGCTTTTCGCCGAGCTCGAGCGCCGCATCCCAGGCCGCTTGCGCATGGGTGACGAGGTCTCCTTGCGGGCAGGACACCAAGTCCATCGGCACGGGGTTGACGCTCAGCCCTTCGTAGCCGTTGGACTGGCCGTGGGCGGCGCGGCGGTGGTTGCGGATCACGCGCAGCATGTGCGCGGCGTTCTTCTTGTAGCCGGGGAAGGTGCCGAGCTCGGACGCCATCTCGGCCGAGGTCTTGTAGGTGATGCCCGTCATGATCGCGGTCAGCGCGCCCGCGATGGCGCGGCCTTCCTTCGAGTCATAAGACAGACCCATGGTCATCAGGAGGCCGCCGATATTGGCATAGCCGAGGCCGAGCGTGCGGAACTCGTAGGAGAGCTCGGCGATCGACTTCGACGGGAACTGCGCCATCATCACCGAGATTTCGAGCACGATGGTCCAGAGCCGGCAGAGGTGCTCGTAGCCCTCGACGTCGAAGCGCTTGGAGGGGATGTCGTAGAACGTCAGCAGATTGGCGGAGGCGAGGTTGCACGCCGTGTCGTCCAGGAACATGTATTCCGAGCACGGATTGGAGGCGCGGATGTCGCCGGACGCCTTGCAGGTGTGCCAGTCGTTCATGGTGGTGTTGAAGTGCAGGCCGGGGTCGGCCGACGCCCAGGCGGCGTAGCCGATCTTTTCCCAGAGGTCGCGCGCCTTCAGCGTCTTGGTGACCTTCTTGGTGGTGCGTCCCACGAGATTCCAGTCGCCGTCGGTCTCGACCGCGCGCAGGAAGTCGTCCT
This genomic window contains:
- a CDS encoding vitamin B12-dependent ribonucleotide reductase, encoding MRIERRHTTSGQSPYAGIDFRLTTSEIRNPDGSVVFKLENVEVPTAWSQVASDVLAQKYFRKAGVAARLKKVEEESVPSFLWRSVPDTEALALLPEKERYVSELSAKQVFDRLAGCWTYWGWKGNYFSSDEDAQTFYDELRYMLTMQMVAPNSPQWFNTGLHWAYGIDGPGQGHYYVDPFTGKLTRSKSSYEHPQPHACFIQGVGDDLVNEGGIMDLWVREARLFKYGSGTGSNFSRLRGEGERLSGGGRSSGLMSFLKIGDRAAGAIKSGGTTRRAAKMVVVDVDHPDIETYIDWKVKEEQKVAALVTGSKINQKHLKAVLKACVNCEGSGDDCFDPEKNPALRREIKLARRSLVPDNYIKRVIQFAKQGYKDIQFDVYDTDWDSEAYLTVSGQNSNNSVSLKDDFLRAVETDGDWNLVGRTTKKVTKTLKARDLWEKIGYAAWASADPGLHFNTTMNDWHTCKASGDIRASNPCSEYMFLDDTACNLASANLLTFYDIPSKRFDVEGYEHLCRLWTIVLEISVMMAQFPSKSIAELSYEFRTLGLGYANIGGLLMTMGLSYDSKEGRAIAGALTAIMTGITYKTSAEMASELGTFPGYKKNAAHMLRVIRNHRRAAHGQSNGYEGLSVNPVPMDLVSCPQGDLVTHAQAAWDAALELGEKHGYRNAQTTVIAPTGTIGLVMDCDTTGIEPDFALVKFKKLAGGGYFKIINRAVPAALRALGYRESEIAEIEAYAVGHGSLSNAPGINASTLKAKGFTDEAIAKVEKALPTAFDIKFAFNKWTFGEDFIRDQLGIGAEAIATPGFDLLQAVGFTKREIEAANVHICGAMTVEGAPHLKAEHYPVFDCANPCGKVGKRYLSVESHIRMMSAAQPFISGAISKTINMPNDATVEDCKSAYMLSWKLALKANALYRDGSKLSQPLNSQLIADDEDEDDAIEHLYDKPMAARTAQVSEKIVEKLVERIIVMREREKMPDRRKGYTQKAVVGGHKVYLRTGEYDDGRIGEIFIDMHKEGAALRSFINNFAIAVSLGLQYGVPLDEYVDAFTFTRFEPAGPVQGNDSIKYATSILDYVFRELAVSYLSRFDLAHVDPSETGFDVLGKGVEEGKEPDDHGQRASKLVSRGLTRSRTDNLVVMRGGSTAVAQGNDSAPSGGSKVTSLASHGAGRAGDVLEGAVALKQEVQHDLSPTEKLEALQWSKSGTAQTMVPSKAERRAEAKAKGYEGEMCGECGNFTLVRNGTCMKCDTCGSTTGCS